ACTGGCATGAAAGTAAAAGCATCCATCTTGGATAATATGGCAGGGGTAGAAGTTGATGACCACCAACTGTACAACTGTGGTGCGTTTCTTACCTGTACTTCTGCTCTTCGCTGCTCAGGGAGAATTCATCATACTGAGAGAAAGCTGTGTTCCCGTCCCAGTCGGTGAGCTCTATCCTCAGCACGTATTGCTGATTGTTAGTCAGCTTTGAGATGTACTCATTACCCAGCCAGTGTTCACCTGAAGTGTCTCCGAACCCCTTTCAAATGGGAAAAATCACGAATACATTTTACACTTCAATAAACTCATTTGTTCCTTAAAGCACTAACTTCATCATTCAATCACTGTGACCACTATTGTGCTGATAAATGTCTGTCTCTGCCAAAGCTCACCATTTTGTATACTTTCCACGTCTGATCAAAGTCAACAAGGCCACTGAATCGCTTCTGCACTATTGTCCATCCACCTGCCTCGGTTTCCATGTCACAGTATGCCTGGAAAGAGAAACAGTGTTGTCTAGAAACACGTAGCTTGTGCATGTCATACTTCCTGTCACATTTAACTAACTTTAGTTCAGTACAGTGACTGTTAAACTGCTGTTAATTTGCCAAACTTAAATGAATTCCCATGAAAAGTATCTTAGGAGAGAGCTCAGTCTGCACAGGCATGTGTAAACTAACTAccttaaaaaaagactttttttctcTAGATGCACTATTTCCCGCAAACTCACTGAAAGGTCCTCCTGTtgtttctccttctttctctctctctctctctctctctctctctttctctctccaaaAAACAGTCtgattctctcacacacattcacgcatGTCTCTTTTCtgatctctttcttttcctttctttcactctttctttcttttctctattCTATCtttgtcattattttctttctttctttctctctcatacatacTCTTTGTCCTTATCTGTAATTCTCATTGTTACTCTCTTTCCATTCATtccacactttctttctctatcgTTTTCACCTTTCTCATtctcaaactcacacatacacacacattctttctctcttgctcacactctttctccctttccttttttattatatctAACCCAGCTTCTTCATacctttatttgttcttttgtgTCTGGGATGGTTAGCGTGTAGACTCCAGTTTCTTTGTTCCCGGACTTAAAGATGGCAGCGCAGTCTTTGTACTGTGAGGGAGTATCCTGCATCATCGCTGATTTATCTGTTAGAAGAGAACAGAACACAGTGAATTGATGCATGTAAGGTCACTAAATGCATATGATTATCAAGTACCTTAATTGGCTTCTTATGCCACCTTGGCTAATCTTCGACCAAATCTAAAGCAATCTCAATTATCCTCTTATTTTATGACCTCGATCACCCGGCAGAACAGTTTGCACCGTCCGCTCCCCAAACAGTTGCGTATGGGATTGCATAATATTATTCTGGCCACTTGTTTTTCCTCCCACATTCCCCTGTGTGATGTTTGGCTGCGATGCTGTGGCGCTCACTCACGGGTGGGGATGTTTATTGTTTGGATGAGGTTGTTGACCGTCTCCGCCAGCtcttgctgctgttgctgcaggGCTGTGTTCTCCTCAGAGGTGCGCTGCAGATGCTGCTTTAGTTCCTCAATGATGCCTGTTTGCTTCTCCACCAGCTTCTTCAGCTGCTCCTTCTCCTCCTGCAGGCTCTTCAGCTCTGCCTGTCTTTGGCCCTCCATGTCCTCCACCCTCTTTTCcagaaagctaaaaaaaaaaaaaaaaacagttattatCTTTGGCAAAACTGTAAGGATTCATTCTATTCATTGCCTAGCTTCATGACAAACTACATAGGTGGAGCATATtagcatattattatataatattatatatattatatattattatataatattattatactatattaatatatagtaATGATCAGCTTTGCCATCTTTCATTCTCATCCTTCAgaagttgagaaaaaaaaatattaccaaATTACGCCATGGTGCCAGTAACAGGAATGATAAGCATGTTTGCTTAAAATTAAAAGCTTGGCATACaattgaaagctttttttttattaagacttTTAAAAGTattcaaaaggaaaaaatatatgcaactaatataaaaattcaaactttagtaaacttaaaaaaaaaaaagtttaaaaatccataaaaacacattttaatgacttaaaccttaagatttttttttttttaagatttaataCTTCACTAAAGTTTCAAAGTCATGAATttgaaggtttttgtttttttttcaagtttcaaaaatcagcttttaaaaatcagatttatttagtCAATCAACATAGAAACAACGCATAAAAAAGAATCtaatgaaaatgaatgcaaCACACGTGCAATATATCAGAAAAGTATGCTGTGAAACCATTCATCATATTAATATAGCATCTTATTGCCCAACCCTAATCATCAGATACTGTAATGTTTAATtcttctgaataaatatttcaataaatagTATTCCAAAAAAGAACTTCTCACCTGTTTTTATCATTGAGTTTAGTTATTTCATTTGTCTGCAGTATAATGTCtttttccagtttatttgtTGAGATTGAATGCTCAAGAAGCTGACGCTCCAGTCGTGTTGTTTGGTTTATAACctaaaggtaaaaaaacaagTTTTCGCAGAAGGTAATTTAGATAAGCTTTCACTTTCCCACTCTTGTTATTAATTGAACTAACAAAGCCTGCATTTGCATAATTAAATCCTTTAGATTTTAACACCTCTTTTTTCCACTACAGTTCACATTACTCtgtattttttcaaaaattctgTCTTGAGGGCTCTTGTGGATGATAAGAAGTGAATACATAAAACCTGCAGGCGTCCTCATTTGACAAAATGCGAGCTACAGTAACGTAATGAATTTTGACAATTGCACTTTTCCCCTAGAATAAACTGTCACAACCAATTCTCACTGCTCTCCATTGGACTGTAGTTGATATTACTTGCCAGAGTATGGGTTTAGACCTTCATTGGCTATGGATGAGCATGTGGGCATGTGAAAGCCCTTAATTGCGTGTCAGGGGTGTTTACACATCACTTGGCATCAAAGCACATGTCCACATATTtgatgagaggaaaaaagaatttGGTACAGGGCTAAAAATACTGGACaatcacattttaataaatgaaagggGACATGGGGACTAGAGGGACTGAAAGGCGGTGTGTACACTCGCCTCATTACTGAATTCTC
The Tachysurus vachellii isolate PV-2020 chromosome 6, HZAU_Pvac_v1, whole genome shotgun sequence genome window above contains:
- the angpt2a gene encoding angiopoietin-2a, encoding MLNAGIFILSFCFTAGEGYAAGKRPYQIQNGPCSYTFLLPEQETCPPSSYGNQVQKDDPAEYEESLQRLEQLETIMENNTQWLLKLENYIQENLRQDMVQLQHDTVHNHTAAMIEIGTNLLIHTAEQTRKLTSVEAQVINQTTRLERQLLEHSISTNKLEKDIILQTNEITKLNDKNSFLEKRVEDMEGQRQAELKSLQEEKEQLKKLVEKQTGIIEELKQHLQRTSEENTALQQQQQELAETVNNLIQTINIPTHKSAMMQDTPSQYKDCAAIFKSGNKETGVYTLTIPDTKEQIKAYCDMETEAGGWTIVQKRFSGLVDFDQTWKVYKMGFGDTSGEHWLGNEYISKLTNNQQYVLRIELTDWDGNTAFSQYDEFSLSSEEQKYRIHLKGYSGTAGKISSLAQPGSDFSTKDADNDKCVCKCSQLTTGGWWFDACGPSNLNGVYYQHGQHTSRFNGIKWYYWKGSGYSLKATTMMIRPVDF